From the Polynucleobacter sp. MWH-UH35A genome, one window contains:
- the grpE gene encoding nucleotide exchange factor GrpE — MTQENQNPSSEQENPAVEPAAESVAEAPAVKTPEQEIAELNQKIGELQDNFLRAKAEGENIRRRAVEDIAKAHKFAIESFAEHLVPVTDSLYAALSTDAGDAKAFKEGLEITLKQLLSAFEKGRMTEINPAVGDKFDPHHHQAIASVPSEQESNTVVSVLQRGYTVADRVLRPALVTVSAPK, encoded by the coding sequence ATGACACAAGAAAATCAAAACCCATCCTCGGAACAAGAAAATCCTGCGGTAGAACCAGCTGCCGAATCTGTTGCAGAAGCTCCGGCTGTAAAAACACCTGAGCAGGAAATTGCTGAGCTCAATCAAAAAATTGGGGAGTTGCAGGATAACTTTTTACGTGCAAAAGCGGAGGGTGAAAACATTCGCCGCCGTGCTGTGGAAGATATTGCTAAAGCGCACAAGTTTGCAATTGAAAGTTTTGCAGAGCATTTAGTGCCTGTCACAGATAGTCTTTATGCTGCATTAAGCACTGATGCTGGTGACGCCAAAGCATTCAAAGAGGGCTTAGAGATCACCCTCAAGCAATTACTCTCCGCCTTTGAAAAGGGCCGCATGACCGAAATTAACCCTGCGGTTGGCGATAAATTCGACCCGCATCATCACCAGGCGATTGCTTCGGTGCCCTCTGAACAAGAGTCCAATACTGTGGTTTCAGTGCTTCAAAGGGGCTATACCGTGGCAGATCGTGTCCTTAGGCCGGCTTTGGTGACGGTTAGCGCCCCGAAATAA
- the dnaJ gene encoding molecular chaperone DnaJ, which produces MPKSKRDFYEVLGVSKGASDDELKKAYRKLAMKYHPDRNPDSKTAEAQFKEAKEAYETLTDPNKRAAYDQYGHAGVDPSMGGGFGGGGFGGGGFADAFGDIFGDIFGQGGGRQSGPQVYKGADLRYNMDITLEQAAEGYTTQIRVPSWSNCKPCHGTGAEPGSKAETCTTCNGHGQVRVQQGFFSMQQTCPKCRGTGEYIPKPCKTCHGTGKHKEQKTLEIKIPAGIDDGMRVRSVGNGEPGINGGPSGDLYVEVRVKPHKVFERDGSDLHVQMPISFATATIGGEIEVPTLAGRVEFPIPEGTQTGKTFRLRNKGIKGLRSSLVGDLFVHVLVETPVKLTDEQKKLLQKFDDSLKSGGDKHSPQQKGWFDGVKSFFS; this is translated from the coding sequence GTGCCTAAAAGTAAACGCGATTTTTATGAAGTTCTGGGTGTGTCAAAAGGTGCCAGTGATGATGAGTTGAAAAAAGCTTATCGCAAACTGGCGATGAAATACCACCCTGATCGCAATCCCGATAGCAAAACGGCTGAGGCGCAATTCAAAGAGGCCAAGGAAGCCTACGAGACACTCACTGACCCCAATAAGCGCGCTGCTTATGACCAATATGGTCACGCTGGTGTGGATCCCTCAATGGGCGGCGGTTTTGGTGGAGGTGGTTTTGGCGGCGGAGGTTTTGCTGATGCGTTTGGCGATATCTTCGGCGACATTTTTGGCCAAGGCGGTGGTCGCCAGTCCGGTCCTCAAGTCTATAAAGGCGCCGATCTGCGCTACAACATGGACATTACACTTGAGCAGGCTGCTGAAGGCTATACAACCCAAATTCGGGTTCCTAGTTGGAGCAATTGCAAGCCTTGTCATGGTACTGGCGCTGAGCCGGGATCTAAAGCGGAGACATGTACTACTTGTAATGGGCATGGTCAGGTGCGTGTACAACAAGGCTTTTTTTCCATGCAACAAACTTGTCCCAAGTGCCGCGGCACTGGCGAGTACATTCCTAAGCCATGTAAAACCTGTCATGGCACAGGTAAACACAAAGAACAAAAAACACTTGAAATCAAAATACCGGCCGGTATCGACGATGGCATGCGCGTGCGTTCCGTTGGCAATGGTGAGCCAGGCATTAATGGTGGTCCATCCGGTGATCTTTATGTAGAAGTACGGGTGAAGCCACATAAAGTCTTTGAGCGTGATGGCAGTGACTTGCATGTGCAAATGCCAATCTCTTTTGCTACAGCAACGATTGGTGGCGAGATCGAAGTGCCAACACTTGCGGGGCGCGTGGAGTTCCCCATTCCTGAAGGCACTCAAACTGGCAAGACATTCCGTTTGCGTAACAAAGGCATCAAGGGCCTGCGCTCATCTTTGGTGGGCGATCTATTTGTGCACGTTTTGGTTGAAACGCCTGTCAAGCTAACTGATGAACAAAAGAAATTACTGCAGAAGTTTGATGACAGTCTAAAGTCCGGCGGGGACAAACATAGCCCTCAACAAAAGGGCTGGTTTGACGGTGTGAAGAGTTTCTTTAGCTAA
- the hda gene encoding DnaA regulatory inactivator Hda yields the protein MNTPPLPKQFALDISHSPKASLENYLPGKDLALISALQNIKRSWAISANESSNNPLNQRWIYWWGPEGSGRTHLLEAIRNAAQDTGLECIALSPLEPTAWIRLEEKMGALAESKKASVITVDDVDHLDDRLIGSLFRILNTVQASKAIHIFMAGNTAPANLKLREDLRTRLGWGLVFQTQLLDDDEKIQALEEAARARGLVLSPDVLPWLSSRFYRDMPSLMALIDALDAYSLETKRAVTLPLVRELLQPK from the coding sequence ATGAACACGCCTCCACTTCCAAAACAATTTGCACTAGATATCAGCCACTCACCTAAAGCGAGCCTAGAAAACTATCTCCCAGGGAAAGATCTTGCGTTGATATCTGCCTTACAAAATATCAAACGCTCGTGGGCAATTTCTGCAAATGAGAGTTCCAACAATCCATTAAATCAACGTTGGATTTATTGGTGGGGGCCTGAAGGTTCTGGGCGCACCCATTTGTTAGAGGCAATTAGAAATGCCGCTCAAGATACAGGATTAGAGTGCATTGCTCTGAGCCCATTGGAGCCAACCGCCTGGATACGTCTTGAAGAAAAAATGGGCGCCTTAGCTGAAAGTAAAAAGGCTTCAGTGATTACCGTTGATGATGTTGATCACCTAGATGATCGTCTTATTGGCTCACTCTTTCGCATTCTCAATACCGTGCAAGCTAGCAAAGCGATTCATATTTTTATGGCTGGCAATACGGCGCCAGCGAATTTAAAGCTACGGGAAGACCTGCGAACCCGTCTGGGCTGGGGCTTGGTCTTTCAGACGCAGCTTTTGGACGATGATGAGAAAATACAAGCGTTAGAAGAGGCTGCTAGAGCGCGAGGACTCGTTTTATCTCCGGACGTATTACCTTGGTTATCCAGTCGTTTTTACCGAGATATGCCCAGCCTAATGGCTTTGATTGATGCTTTGGACGCCTACTCTCTAGAAACCAAACGTGCTGTAACCTTACCCCTTGTACGCGAGCTCTTGCAGCCCAAATAA
- the panB gene encoding 3-methyl-2-oxobutanoate hydroxymethyltransferase, translating into MGYLQGDKPITITKLHAMHAEGEKITMLTAYDSTMSALLNRCGVETILIGDSLGNVIQGHSSTTPVTVEQVAYHTECVSRANTHAFVIADLPFASYGDPFQALESAAQLMRAGADMVKLEGGGDWQVDVIRHLVDRSVPVCAHLGLLPQSVHVLGGYKVQGKSKDAASVMLEQALACQEAGAQMVVLEAIPSSLGERITTELNIPTIGIGAGPDCSGQVLVLQDMLGISPGKAPKFVKNFMDGHHSLEAAIKAYVREVKSGKFPGPEHGFAG; encoded by the coding sequence ATGGGTTACTTACAGGGCGATAAGCCAATCACGATTACTAAGCTCCACGCTATGCATGCTGAGGGTGAAAAAATCACTATGCTCACCGCATATGACTCCACCATGTCAGCACTCCTCAATCGTTGTGGGGTTGAGACCATTCTGATTGGCGACTCGTTGGGTAATGTCATTCAAGGGCACTCCAGCACAACTCCAGTTACCGTAGAGCAGGTTGCGTATCACACCGAGTGTGTATCTCGTGCCAATACTCATGCTTTTGTTATTGCTGATCTTCCATTTGCCAGCTACGGCGACCCTTTCCAAGCCTTAGAGTCAGCAGCCCAACTCATGCGAGCTGGTGCCGATATGGTTAAGCTTGAAGGTGGTGGTGATTGGCAAGTAGATGTCATCCGTCACTTGGTAGACCGCAGCGTTCCAGTTTGTGCGCATTTGGGTTTGCTACCACAATCGGTTCATGTCTTAGGTGGTTACAAAGTCCAAGGCAAATCTAAAGATGCTGCAAGCGTCATGCTAGAGCAAGCACTCGCCTGTCAGGAAGCTGGTGCACAAATGGTTGTGCTTGAAGCCATCCCTTCATCATTAGGTGAAAGAATTACTACCGAACTGAATATCCCAACAATTGGAATCGGCGCTGGTCCAGATTGCTCCGGTCAAGTTTTGGTCTTGCAAGATATGTTGGGTATTAGCCCAGGCAAAGCACCGAAGTTCGTCAAAAACTTCATGGATGGCCATCACTCCTTAGAGGCGGCTATCAAGGCCTACGTGCGGGAAGTGAAGTCCGGGAAGTTTCCCGGACCTGAACATGGTTTTGCTGGCTAA
- the dnaK gene encoding molecular chaperone DnaK has protein sequence MGKIIGIDLGTTNSCVSVVENNAPKVVENAEGARTTPSIIAYVEDGEVLVGAPAKRQSVTNPKNTIYAVKRLMGRKFTDPEVQKDIGLMPYAIIQADNGDAWVEARDKKMAPQQVSAEILRKMKKTAEDYLGEEVTEAVITVPAYFNDSQRQATKDAGRIAGLDVKRIINEPTAAALAFGLDKQDKVDRKIAVYDLGGGTFDVSIIEIANVDGEKQFEVLSTNGDTFLGGEDFDQRIIDWIIAEFKKEQGVDLSKDVLALQRLKDAAEKAKIELSSAQQTEINLPYVTADASGPKHLNLKLTRAKLESLVEELINRTAGPCLTAIKDAGVNVADIDDVILVGGQTRMPAVQDKVKEIFGKEPRKDVNPDEAVAVGAAIQGSVLSGDRKDVLLLDVTPLSLGIETLGGVMTKMIPKNTTIPTKHSQVYSTAEDNQPAVTIKCYQGEREMAAANKLLGEFNLEGIAPAQRGMPQIEVTFDIDANGILHVTAKDKNTGKENKITIKANSGLTEEEIQRMVKDAEANAAEDKKALELVTARNTADALAHSTKKALEEHGASLEASEKEAIEAALKDLDEAIKGSDKEAIEAKTEALGKASQKLVEKVMAAEQAKAGGAAPGAAPGGAQQAAPDADVVDADFKEVDDKK, from the coding sequence ATGGGAAAGATTATCGGTATCGACTTAGGAACCACGAATTCATGCGTTTCAGTCGTTGAAAACAATGCGCCTAAAGTTGTTGAGAACGCCGAAGGCGCTCGCACAACTCCGTCCATCATCGCTTACGTTGAAGATGGCGAAGTATTGGTTGGTGCGCCCGCAAAGCGTCAGTCAGTAACCAATCCTAAAAACACCATCTACGCAGTGAAGCGTTTGATGGGTCGTAAATTTACAGATCCTGAAGTGCAAAAAGATATTGGCTTGATGCCGTATGCCATTATTCAAGCAGACAATGGCGACGCTTGGGTTGAGGCGCGCGACAAGAAGATGGCGCCACAGCAAGTGTCCGCTGAAATATTGCGCAAGATGAAGAAAACTGCCGAAGATTACCTCGGCGAAGAGGTGACAGAGGCAGTGATTACTGTTCCTGCTTACTTCAATGACAGCCAACGTCAAGCAACTAAAGATGCTGGCCGTATTGCTGGTTTGGATGTCAAGCGCATCATTAACGAACCAACTGCAGCTGCTTTGGCATTTGGCCTCGACAAGCAAGACAAAGTAGATCGCAAGATCGCCGTATATGACTTGGGTGGCGGTACATTCGACGTTTCCATTATTGAGATTGCTAACGTAGACGGTGAGAAGCAGTTTGAAGTGCTCTCTACTAACGGCGATACATTCTTGGGTGGTGAAGACTTCGACCAGCGCATCATTGACTGGATCATTGCCGAGTTCAAGAAAGAGCAGGGCGTTGATTTGAGCAAAGACGTATTGGCATTGCAACGTTTGAAAGACGCTGCTGAAAAAGCCAAGATCGAATTGTCATCTGCACAACAAACAGAAATCAACTTGCCATACGTGACAGCTGATGCTAGCGGTCCTAAGCATTTGAATCTGAAGTTAACTCGCGCCAAGCTAGAGTCTTTAGTGGAAGAGTTGATCAACCGTACCGCTGGTCCTTGCTTAACTGCAATTAAAGATGCTGGCGTGAATGTGGCTGACATTGACGATGTTATTTTGGTCGGCGGTCAAACACGTATGCCTGCAGTTCAAGACAAAGTGAAAGAAATCTTTGGTAAAGAGCCACGTAAAGACGTTAACCCGGATGAAGCTGTTGCTGTCGGTGCTGCAATTCAGGGTTCTGTGTTGTCTGGTGATCGTAAGGACGTATTGCTCTTGGATGTTACCCCATTGTCATTAGGTATCGAAACTCTTGGTGGCGTAATGACCAAGATGATTCCGAAGAACACAACGATTCCTACCAAGCATTCACAGGTTTACTCTACTGCGGAAGATAACCAGCCGGCTGTAACCATCAAGTGCTATCAAGGTGAACGCGAGATGGCTGCTGCTAACAAGTTGCTTGGCGAATTTAACCTCGAAGGTATTGCACCTGCGCAACGCGGTATGCCACAAATTGAAGTGACCTTTGATATTGATGCCAACGGTATTTTGCACGTAACAGCAAAAGACAAAAACACTGGCAAAGAGAACAAAATCACCATCAAGGCAAACTCTGGTTTGACTGAAGAAGAAATTCAACGCATGGTGAAGGATGCTGAGGCAAATGCTGCTGAAGATAAGAAGGCGCTTGAGTTGGTAACCGCACGCAATACTGCTGATGCTTTGGCTCACTCAACCAAGAAAGCCTTAGAAGAGCATGGTGCTAGCTTAGAAGCTTCTGAAAAAGAAGCGATTGAAGCGGCCTTGAAGGACTTGGACGAAGCAATCAAAGGTAGCGATAAAGAAGCTATTGAAGCTAAGACAGAGGCTTTGGGTAAAGCAAGTCAGAAGTTGGTTGAAAAGGTCATGGCAGCAGAGCAAGCTAAAGCTGGCGGTGCTGCGCCTGGTGCAGCCCCTGGTGGTGCGCAGCAAGCAGCTCCTGACGCTGATGTTGTAGACGCTGATTTCAAAGAGGTTGATGACAAGAAGTAA
- the folK gene encoding 2-amino-4-hydroxy-6-hydroxymethyldihydropteridine diphosphokinase: MARAYIGFGGNIGDTRQLITDAIVCLALRSELQILAKSCFYQSAPVEATGGDYINAVVEIETELSPNGLLHVCQAIEQEFGRERPYANAPRTLDLDILSFEGVTQNETELMLPHPKIIERSFVLLPLLEIAPDIFLPNWGELKAYLPNVAHQRIEKLPCRNCNCGEKDVYSQTAH; the protein is encoded by the coding sequence ATGGCAAGGGCATACATCGGATTTGGCGGCAACATCGGCGATACGCGTCAGCTTATTACTGATGCCATCGTTTGCTTAGCATTGCGGTCTGAACTCCAGATTTTGGCTAAAAGCTGCTTCTATCAAAGCGCTCCCGTTGAAGCTACTGGCGGCGACTACATTAATGCCGTCGTTGAAATAGAGACTGAGTTAAGCCCCAACGGGCTTTTGCATGTTTGCCAGGCTATTGAGCAAGAGTTTGGCCGAGAACGTCCTTATGCAAATGCCCCTCGAACTCTCGACCTTGACATCCTTTCCTTTGAAGGGGTTACTCAAAACGAAACTGAGCTAATGCTTCCTCACCCCAAAATCATTGAGCGCTCCTTTGTGCTTTTACCCCTTCTTGAAATCGCACCCGATATCTTTTTGCCTAACTGGGGCGAACTAAAAGCCTACCTACCCAATGTAGCCCACCAAAGAATTGAAAAACTCCCCTGCAGGAACTGTAATTGCGGGGAAAAAGATGTTTATAGCCAAACGGCGCATTAA
- the hrcA gene encoding heat-inducible transcriptional repressor HrcA encodes MDERSRALLKTLIERYIEEGQPIGSRTLSRFSGLDLSAATIRNVMADLEDMGLVTSPHTSAGRIPTPRGYRLFVDTMVTVRPLEAMAAREVERGLLPDSPQRVLNSAAQILSNLTHFAGVVMTPKRAQVFKHIEFLRLGEGKILLIMVTPEGDVQNRILPTTQDYTPSQLIEAGNFINTHFAGKSFEQVRLHLKSELDSLRTDISGLMALALQSGVADYDMSRGDMVLSGERRLLNVGDLSSNLDKLRKMFDMLEQKSVLMQLLDVSSHADGIQIFIGGESDLLPYEDLAVISAPYSVDGQVVGTLGVIGPTRMAYDRVIPIVDITSKLLSGALSS; translated from the coding sequence ATGGATGAACGTTCCCGAGCTCTACTAAAAACCCTCATCGAGCGCTATATCGAGGAGGGTCAGCCTATTGGCTCCCGAACGCTATCCAGATTCTCGGGTTTAGACCTTTCTGCAGCCACTATACGTAATGTGATGGCTGATTTGGAGGACATGGGGCTCGTTACTAGCCCCCACACTTCTGCAGGCCGTATTCCCACCCCCCGAGGCTATCGCTTATTTGTGGACACGATGGTGACAGTGCGTCCCTTGGAGGCAATGGCTGCTCGAGAGGTTGAAAGGGGCCTTCTGCCCGATTCTCCGCAAAGGGTTTTGAACTCCGCAGCACAGATTTTGTCGAATTTGACACATTTTGCTGGGGTAGTGATGACGCCTAAGCGGGCTCAGGTTTTTAAACATATTGAGTTCTTACGCTTGGGTGAGGGCAAGATTTTGCTCATCATGGTCACACCAGAGGGCGATGTGCAAAATCGTATCTTGCCAACAACGCAGGATTACACGCCTAGCCAACTCATCGAAGCGGGTAATTTTATTAATACCCATTTTGCTGGAAAAAGTTTTGAGCAGGTGCGCTTGCATTTGAAATCCGAGCTCGATAGTTTGCGTACTGATATTTCTGGATTGATGGCATTGGCTTTACAAAGCGGGGTTGCTGATTACGATATGAGTCGTGGAGATATGGTGCTATCTGGTGAGCGACGTTTACTAAATGTTGGTGATTTAAGCTCAAACCTTGATAAGTTGCGTAAGATGTTTGATATGTTGGAGCAAAAATCAGTGCTCATGCAACTACTTGATGTCTCGAGTCATGCAGATGGCATTCAAATTTTTATTGGCGGTGAAAGTGATTTATTGCCATACGAAGATCTTGCTGTAATTAGTGCCCCTTATAGCGTTGACGGGCAGGTAGTGGGAACTCTTGGCGTCATTGGCCCAACCCGTATGGCATACGACAGAGTGATTCCTATTGTCGATATCACCTCAAAATTATTATCGGGCGCCCTAAGTTCCTAA
- a CDS encoding HAD family phosphatase encodes MTQLALFDLDHTLLPCDSDYEWGQFLARIGVVDSEYYARQNERFYQDYKDGKLDIHEFLRFALKPLSEHSRAQLKEWHDAFMKEVIHGQLRQQAIDLVKRHQDAGDLCCVITATNSFVTRPIVESFGIEHLIATEPATANDHPLANYTGEVKGIPNFREGKIQNLHDWLASQQLSLDTLPYSYFYSDSMNDLPLLEKVSHPVATNPDDRLRNEAKQRNWPILELFA; translated from the coding sequence GTGACTCAGTTAGCCCTCTTCGATTTAGACCATACTCTTTTACCCTGTGATAGCGATTACGAATGGGGTCAATTTTTGGCACGTATTGGCGTTGTTGATAGCGAATACTATGCGCGACAAAACGAACGCTTCTACCAAGACTACAAAGATGGCAAGCTGGATATTCATGAGTTTCTGCGTTTTGCTCTCAAGCCACTTTCAGAACATTCAAGGGCACAGCTAAAAGAGTGGCACGATGCTTTCATGAAGGAAGTGATTCATGGTCAACTTCGACAACAAGCGATTGATCTAGTTAAACGCCACCAAGATGCGGGAGATCTTTGCTGCGTGATTACCGCAACCAACAGCTTTGTTACGCGCCCTATCGTTGAAAGTTTTGGTATCGAGCACCTCATTGCCACTGAGCCAGCCACCGCAAATGACCATCCATTGGCCAACTACACTGGCGAAGTCAAAGGCATCCCGAACTTTCGTGAAGGGAAGATTCAGAATTTGCATGACTGGTTAGCATCCCAGCAGTTGTCACTAGATACCCTTCCTTATAGTTATTTTTATTCTGATTCGATGAACGATCTTCCTTTACTCGAAAAGGTAAGCCATCCCGTTGCTACCAACCCAGATGATCGTCTTCGCAACGAAGCGAAGCAGCGCAACTGGCCTATTCTTGAATTGTTTGCATGA
- the pcnB gene encoding polynucleotide adenylyltransferase PcnB, whose protein sequence is MITKFIKRILRRDPMVRHTQANNSSTPKRIPKKAHRIDPHLLSKNAVKVTHTLQQAGYEAFIVGGAVRDLALGISPKDFDVATNATPDQVQRLFRKARLIGRRFQIVHVTFFGKGHPEIIEVSTFRALLDNAGDHVAESGRILRDNVWGSQGEDAARRDFTINAMYYDPSSEMVLDYHGGMADMQKKTLRMIGDPAKRYCEDPVRMLRAVRFAAKTGFELDAATRTPIAKLGKLLNDVPSARLFDEILKLLMSGYSWKAIQGLKDAGLHHGLLPLLDHILDSGEDSKGANDFVKLALANTDDRIQSGKSVSAGFLFATLLWPDLLKNWKANSAKGMANIPALQDAMDETIATQSSGMTIQRRFESDMREIWSMQPRFERRVGRYPYRLIESPRFRAGYDFMLLRCATGELNSAIGQWWTDFISADPVRQDELMAAVKNESGNSPSPAKRRRRRKPKAAVPSESAAD, encoded by the coding sequence ATGATCACTAAATTTATTAAACGTATTTTGCGGCGTGACCCAATGGTCAGGCACACACAGGCGAATAATTCCAGCACGCCAAAGCGCATACCAAAGAAAGCGCATCGCATCGACCCGCACTTACTCTCAAAAAATGCAGTGAAGGTAACGCATACATTGCAGCAAGCAGGCTATGAAGCATTTATTGTTGGCGGAGCGGTCAGAGATCTTGCATTGGGTATCAGCCCAAAGGATTTTGACGTAGCAACTAATGCAACCCCAGATCAAGTACAGAGATTATTTCGTAAAGCACGTCTGATTGGGCGCCGCTTTCAAATTGTGCATGTCACCTTCTTTGGCAAAGGTCACCCCGAAATCATTGAGGTATCGACCTTCAGAGCCCTACTGGATAACGCTGGGGATCATGTGGCGGAAAGTGGCCGCATCCTGCGAGATAACGTCTGGGGCTCGCAAGGCGAAGATGCTGCAAGGCGTGATTTCACAATTAATGCGATGTACTATGACCCCTCCTCCGAAATGGTTCTCGACTATCACGGCGGAATGGCAGACATGCAAAAGAAAACCTTGCGCATGATTGGTGATCCAGCAAAACGCTATTGCGAAGACCCGGTTCGCATGCTCAGAGCAGTACGCTTCGCAGCCAAGACGGGTTTTGAATTAGATGCTGCTACACGCACCCCCATTGCTAAGCTTGGCAAGCTATTAAATGATGTTCCTTCAGCCAGACTCTTTGATGAAATTCTGAAGCTCTTGATGTCTGGATACTCTTGGAAAGCCATCCAGGGACTGAAAGATGCAGGACTGCATCATGGCCTACTTCCACTGCTTGATCATATTTTAGATAGCGGTGAAGACTCCAAAGGGGCTAATGATTTCGTAAAACTTGCTTTAGCCAACACAGATGACCGCATTCAATCCGGCAAAAGCGTTTCTGCAGGATTTTTATTTGCCACCCTCCTTTGGCCTGACCTCCTCAAGAATTGGAAAGCCAACTCTGCCAAAGGCATGGCCAATATCCCCGCCCTGCAGGATGCGATGGACGAGACAATTGCCACCCAAAGTAGCGGCATGACTATTCAACGCCGCTTTGAAAGCGATATGCGTGAGATTTGGTCGATGCAGCCTCGCTTTGAGAGACGCGTAGGCCGCTACCCCTACAGACTAATTGAATCACCACGTTTTAGGGCGGGTTATGACTTTATGCTACTTCGCTGCGCCACAGGAGAACTGAATTCAGCCATTGGTCAGTGGTGGACTGACTTCATTTCTGCTGATCCTGTTCGGCAAGACGAACTCATGGCAGCAGTCAAAAATGAATCTGGCAATAGTCCAAGCCCCGCCAAAAGACGGCGTCGTAGAAAGCCAAAAGCAGCAGTGCCCTCAGAGAGTGCAGCGGACTAA
- the hemH gene encoding ferrochelatase, with protein sequence MTLNQNPHLRASKTAVLLLNLGTPSEPTAKAVRAYLKEFLSDPRVVEIPRIIWWCILNGIILPIRSGASAKKYASIWLPKLGSPLMHYSRLQAKELGDQFANEGHTVLVDLAMRYGQPSTQAVLEGLKAQGMGRLLLLPLYPQYSATTTASSFDEVFRVLSTWRDQPELRLVKHYHDNPAYIFALRDQVLSSWDKDGRPDFDKGDRLVMSFHGLPKRNLMKGDPYHCECLKTGRLLGESLGLVPGQYLVTFQSRFGKAEWLKPYTAPTIEKLAKEGCQRIDIFCPGFPADCLETLEEIAMEAREIFLEHGGKDYRYIPCLNSNPKWIEALSDIAHHHLQGWSLGVESEADLAKRAERAEQAERMKS encoded by the coding sequence ATGACCTTGAATCAGAATCCGCACTTACGCGCATCTAAAACCGCTGTCCTATTGTTGAATTTAGGAACGCCATCTGAACCAACAGCGAAAGCGGTACGCGCATATTTAAAAGAGTTTCTTTCTGATCCTCGCGTAGTAGAAATTCCACGCATTATTTGGTGGTGTATTTTGAATGGCATTATTTTGCCAATTCGTAGTGGTGCCTCGGCAAAAAAGTATGCCTCTATTTGGTTGCCAAAACTGGGTTCCCCATTAATGCACTACTCACGCTTACAAGCAAAAGAGTTAGGCGATCAATTTGCCAATGAGGGCCATACTGTCTTGGTCGATTTAGCGATGCGCTATGGCCAACCATCTACGCAAGCTGTGCTGGAGGGCCTTAAGGCGCAAGGCATGGGGCGTTTATTGCTCTTGCCTTTGTACCCTCAATATTCAGCCACCACTACAGCCTCTAGCTTTGATGAAGTCTTTCGTGTTTTAAGTACTTGGCGTGATCAGCCTGAATTGCGCCTAGTAAAGCACTATCACGACAATCCCGCTTACATTTTTGCATTACGTGATCAAGTCTTGTCGAGCTGGGATAAAGATGGGCGCCCCGATTTTGACAAGGGTGATCGTTTGGTAATGTCGTTTCATGGTTTGCCAAAACGCAATCTAATGAAGGGTGACCCCTACCATTGCGAGTGCTTAAAAACTGGGCGTTTACTCGGAGAGTCATTAGGTTTAGTGCCCGGCCAATACCTTGTGACTTTTCAATCGCGCTTTGGTAAGGCGGAGTGGTTAAAGCCATACACGGCTCCAACGATTGAAAAGCTGGCGAAAGAGGGTTGCCAGCGCATTGATATTTTCTGCCCAGGATTTCCGGCAGATTGTTTAGAAACGCTAGAAGAGATCGCGATGGAAGCTCGTGAAATCTTCTTAGAGCATGGTGGTAAGGACTATCGCTATATTCCCTGCTTAAACAGCAACCCTAAGTGGATTGAGGCTCTAAGCGATATCGCTCACCATCATTTGCAAGGCTGGTCTTTGGGTGTGGAGTCTGAAGCGGATTTGGCTAAGCGTGCTGAAAGAGCGGAGCAGGCCGAGAGAATGAAGTCTTGA